One window of Papaver somniferum cultivar HN1 chromosome 9, ASM357369v1, whole genome shotgun sequence genomic DNA carries:
- the LOC113308709 gene encoding ankyrin repeat domain-containing protein 2A-like: protein MGKEEENVNGNGTEQENIGALLEAARYNDLEDVKILASSGVSLNSMDSEGRTALHMAAANGHLGIVEYLIKSGVDLNVCNAEKNTPLHWACLNGHIEVVKNLILAGAKLSSLNSHDRTPMDEAVTLAKLDVIDAINATVAQLELSGVAVS, encoded by the exons AtggggaaggaagaagagaacGTTAACGGAAACGGGACGGAACAAGAGAACATTGGCGCCCTGCTTGAG GCGGCTAGATATAACGACCTTGAAGATGTCAAAATATTAGCATCTTCTGGTGTTTCTCTTAATTCTATGGATTCTGAAGGCCGCACAG CACTTCATATGGCTGCCGCTAATGGTCATCTTGGCATTGTGGAGTATCTTATCAAAAGTGGGGTG GATCTGAATGTCTGTAATGCAGAGAAAAATACTCCTCTTCACTGGGCTTGCCTTAACGGGCATATTGAG GTTGTTAAGAATTTGATCTTGGCTGGAGCGAAGTTATCCTCTCTGAACAG CCATGATCGGACTCCAATGGATGAGGCTGTGACCCTGGCAAAGCTGGATGTGATAGATGCAATTAATGCTACAGTTGCACAACTTGAACTTAGCGGTGTTGCTGTTTCCTAA